A segment of the Labrus bergylta chromosome 11, fLabBer1.1, whole genome shotgun sequence genome:
TTAGCagagcaggggcgtgtccagagggggggggtcatgaactgtgattggctgtttgcccTGTTAGTAATAAAAGCGTTGATGATTGGTTTATTCAGCCCtcacagctgcagcaacaatcgtttgtgtatgtgtgtgttggcttTAAATGATTTCATCTGTGAATAGAAGGTGGGACGTCGTCGTGTCAGGTGATCTGCTGGTGAGACGACGTCgtgtaaaaaaacattcaaaccatcTCCACTTGTCTCTTTGCATATATGAACTACCGCGAGTCAGCACGCCATGTCCTGATCTAGTGCTTTTTGTTGATTCGTCGGGATCTCCTCAGGCCACGCCTCCTGCGGTTCTGATTGGACATCCAGGAGCGCAGGAAGTAGGTGTCGGGGCTCCTCCTGCGGCCTCCGGTCTGGTTCTCCAGGTCAAACTGCCTCTGCAGCTTCAGGGCGAGCGCCCGGTCCTGCTGGATCTGACCCGCAGACCGGTTCCTCTTGGTGTCCGAGTCCCGGTCCGAGTCCAGGTGTTTGGTcttctgctccctcttcttgccCCTCCTCGAGGTAGACTGGTTGTGGAGGCTGCCGTCCGACTCCCTTCGGGGACTCTGCGAGTCCTTTGGCGTTAACTTACACGACGTGAAGCCGGAGTTTTTAGAGTACGGAGAGAACGACTGTCTGCGGCTGAAGAACGCTCCCGCACAGCCGGACTCAGGGGCGCCACCCGTCGTCTCAAAGTCTGTACCGCCTCTGAACGCGGCCTCGCTGTTGTAGCGGATGGCGGGGACCCGGATCTTCACAGACTGTCTCTGCAGGACGTCGGAGTCTGCAGCCGGAGGTTCAAACAGAAGCCTCCTCTTGTTGACCGTCGTCACCAGCGTCTCCGTCCCGTCCTGAAGGGGACCGGCGCGTCTTTGCGGCGCCGCCCCCTCGGTCGTCGTCTCCCCCGCCCGTCTTGTTGTGGATCTCGTTGACCGGGGTCGTCAGCGTGGCCTTGGAGGTCACCTTGAGACTCTGGCGATCCAGCTCGATCTGCCTCCACTTCTGCAGCACGGCGGGACTGGCCTCGTAGCTGGTGGCCTTCTGCAGGCCGCGGATCAGGTTCCTGGGCGTGGACTTGACGATGGCGGGCTCCATCACGCGGCCGTCCGGCAGCCGTTTGGGCGGCGTGCACGGCGAGCAGACGATGGGTTTGAAGTGGTTGAGTTCTTCGGAGATGCTGTCGTTGCTCTCGGGGCTGATGGAGCGCTCGGGCCGCGGCGGGGGGGCGACCAGAGGGGTAGAGGACGACGTGATGACGGCTCGCCAGGGGAGCCGGCGGTCGGGGGGCGGTGATGGGGGCGGAGACAGAGCGACTGTTCTCAGACGAGAGGAGGATCCCCGCCGTAAAGCTGTGGCTGATACCGACCTGACAGACGAGAgacacactttgtttttataCTCTGTGAAGAAACATCTCAAACACATCGATCATCAACTCACTCATCAACTCACTCTGTCCATCACGGCCGGCTGAGGGAACACCTTCACCTTCACTCCTCTGTCCTCCACCGAGTCTGTGCAGCTCTGACTCCTCTGACAAccactggaggaggaggaggaggaggaggagcaggaggaggaggagcaggaggaggaggaggagaaggaggaggaggagaagaagaagaaggaggaggaggagaaggaggaggaggagaagaaggaggagaaggaggaggaggaggagaaggaggaggagcaggaggagcaggaggaggaggaggaggaggagaaggaggaggaggagaaggaggaggagaaggaggaggaggaggaggaggaggagaaggaggaggaggagaagaaggaggaggagattttaaatgatttcattACATATAAATGTATATGGGGGGTTAAAGCTAAAAGGATGAGTCAgcagaaatataaacacattcaaactaagcccctccccctggGCTCATCACACCCTTCAGGaagtagtgtgtacgtttactgcttgtagcaggtgtgcgtgtgtctgtgtgtgtgtgtgtctgtgtgtgtgtgtgtctgtgtgtgtgtgtgtctgtgtctctgtgtgtgtgtgtgtgtctgtgtgtgtgtgtctgtgtgtgtgtgtgtctgtgtgtgtgtgtgtctgtgtgtgtgtgtgtctctgtgtgtgtgtgtgtgtctgtgtctctgtgtgtgtgcgtgtgtctgtgtgtgtgtctgtgtgtgtgtgtgtgtgtctgtgtgtgtgtctgtgtgtgtgtctgtgtgtgtgtgtgtctgtgtgtgtgtgtgtctgtgtctgtgtgtgtgtgcgtgtgtctgtgtgtgtgtctgtgtctctgtgtgtgtgtgtgtgtgtgtgtctgtgtctgtgtgtgtgtgtgtgtgtgtgtgtctgtgtctgtgtgtgtgtctgtgtgtgtgtctgtgtgtgtgtctgtgtctgtgtgtgtgtgtgtgtctgtgtgtgtctgtgtgtgtctgtgtgtgtgtgtgtctgtgtctgtgtgtgtgtgtgtctgtgtctgtgtgtgtgtgtgtgtgtgtgtgtgtgtgtgtgtctgtgtgtgtgtgtgtgtgtgtgtctgtgtgtgtctgtgtgtgtctgtgtgtgtgtgtgtctgtgtctgtgtgtgtgtgtgtctgtgtctgtgtgtgtgtgtgtgtgtgtgtgtgtgtgtgtgtgtgtgtgtgtgtgtgtgtctgtgtctgtgtgtgtctgtgtctgtgtctgtgtgtgtgtgtgtgtgtgtgtgtgtgtctgtgtgtgtctgtgtgtgtgtgtgtgtgtgtgtgtgtgtgtgtgtgtgtgtgtgtgtgtctgtgtgtgtgtgtgtgtgtgtgtgtctgtgtgtgtgtgtctgtgtgtgtgtgtgtgtgtgtgtgtctgtgtgtgtgtgtctctgtgtgtgtgtgtgtgtgtgtgtgtgtgtgtgtgtgtgtgtgtgtgtgtgtctctgtgtgtgtgtgtctctctgtgtgtgtgtgtgtctctgtgtgtgtgtgtgtgtgtgtgtgtgtgtgtgtgtctgtgtgtgtgtgtgtgtgtgtgtctgtgtgtgtgtgtgtgtgtgtgtgtgtgtctgtgtgtgtgtgtgtgtgtgtgtctgtgtgtgtgtgtctgtgtctgtgtgtgtgtgtgtctctgtgtgtgtgtgtgtgtctgtgtctctgtgtgtgtgcgtgtgtctgtgtgtgtgtgtgtgtgtctgtgtgtgtgtctgtgtgtgtgtctgtgtgtgtgtgtgtctgtgtgtgtgtgtgtgtgtgtgtgtctgtgtctctgtgtgtgtgtgtgtgtctgtgtgtgtgtgtctgtgtgtgtgtgtgtctgtgtgtgtgtgtgtctgtgtgtgtgtgtgtctgtgtgtgtgtgtgtctgtgtgtgtgtgtgtctgtgtctgtgtgtgtctgtgtgtgtgtgtgtctgtgtctgtgtgtgtctgtgtgtgtgtgtgtctgtgtgtgtgtgtgtctgtgtctgtgtgtgtctgtgtgtgtgtctgtgtctctgtgtgtgtgtgtgtgtgtgtgtctgtgtctgtgtgtgtgtgtgtgtgtgtctgtgtctgtgtgtgtgtctgtgtgtgtgtctgtgtgtgtgtctgtgtctgtgtgtgtgtgtgtgtctgtgtgtgtctgtgtgtgtgtgtgtctgtgtctgtgtgtgtgtgtgtgtgtgtgtgtgtgtgtgtgtctgtgtgtgtgtctgtgtgtgtgtgtgtgtgtgtgtgtgtgtctgtgtgtgtctgtgtgtgtgtgtgtgtgtgtgtgtgtgtgtgtgtgtctgtgtgtgtgtgtgtgtgtgtgtgtctgtgtgtgtgtgtgtgtgtctgtgtgtgtgtgtgtgtgtgtgtgtctgtgtgtgtgtgtctctgtgtgtgtgtgtgtgtgtgtgtgtgtgtgtgtgtgtgtgtctctgtgtgtgtgtgtctctctgtgtgtgtgtgtgtctctgtgtgtgtgtgtgtgtgtgtgtgtgtgtgtgtgtctgtgtgtgtgtgtgtgtgtgtgtctgtgtgtgtgtgtgtgtgtgtgtgtctgtgtgtgtgtgtgtgtgtgtgtgtgtgtgtctgtgtgtgtctctgtgtgtgtgtgtgtgtgtgtgtgtgtgtgtgtgtgtgtgtgtgtgtgtatctgtgtgtgtgtgtgtgtctctgtgtgtgtgtgtgtgtgtgtgtgtgtgtgtgtgtgtgtgtgtgtgtgtgtgtgtgtgtgtatctgtgtgtgtgtgtgtgtgtgtgtgtgtctctgtgtgtgtgtgtctctctgtgtgtgtgtgtgtctctgtgtgtgtgtgtgtgtgtgtgtctctgtgtgtgtgtgtgtgtgtgtctctgtgtgtgtgtgtgtgtctctatgtgtgtctctgtgtgtgtgtgtgtctctgtgtgtgtgtgtgtctctgtgtgtgtgtgtgtgtgtctgtgtgtgtgtctctgtgtgtgtgtgtctctgtgtgtgtgtgtgtctctgtgtgtgtgtgtgtgtgtgtctctgtgtgtgtgtgtgtgtgtgtctctgtgtgtgtgtgtgtctctgtgtgtgtgtgtgtgtgtctgtgtgtgtgtgtctgtgtgtgtgtgtctctgtgtgtgtgtctctgtgtgtgtctctgtgtgtgtgtgtgtgtgtctgtgtgtgtgtgtgtgtgtgtctctgtgcgtgtgtgtgtgtctctgtgtgtgtgtgtgtgtgtctgtgtgtctctgtgtgtgtgtgtgtgtgtgtgtgtgtgtctctgtttgtgtgtgtgtctgtgtgtctctgtgtgtgtgtgtgtgtgtctctgtgtgtgtgtgtgtgtgtctgtgtgtctctgtgtgtgtgtgtctctgtgtgtgtgtgtgtgtgtgtgtgtgtctctgtgtgtgtgtgtctctgtgtgtctctatgtgtgtgtgtgtgtgtgtgtgtgtgtgtgtgtgctcacctgCTGAAGGCTGCAGAGTTTTTGGTTTTCCTGATGAAGGCTGAGATGTTCCTGATCCTCCTGCTGATTGGCTCCTCGTTCTCTGAGTCTGACAGAACTCCCTGAAAACAGATCAGAGTGTGAGCTGAGGCGTCTGCTCGGCGTGAAGAGGCCGACGTGGTCAACGCAGTCCGCTCGACTCGAGTAAACGTGAAGAACTCACGGGCTGGTCGTGGCGTCGGGCCGCCTCGTCTTTACAGGTGTTCCTCCTCTTCGCCTCCTCGCGCTCCTCGCACATCGGCAGCTGGAACAccaaagacattaaaaaacagaaagcacaCGCTGCGTTCACTGACGGCTCGGACAAACCGGCCGTCGCTGAATTACAAACTCACCTTGTGTTTCCCGCTCGGCGCTGAAGAAACGTCCAAACTTTTGGGAGACACAAAGAACTCTGAGGAGACGAAACATCAGAATTACTCAGAATGAAACTacttacatttaaatatcattaaatctctaaatgtctgtttttagtTGGGTCAGTGAACACACCGTGTGAGTCCTGGTTATTGTCTCTGAAACACAGAGATACTGGAGGATCACCTGGATGATCACCTGGATGATCACCTGGATGATCACCTGGAGTCAGACTGTGAATATAAAGACTAACAGCtactcctcctgcagcagcacaagTCCGGACAAGTCCTCCAACTCAGCCCGGACTACAAACCTGACCAAACAACTACAAGACACAActctcacacttcctgtctgcacTTTGTTCaccttttaaacaaatataaaccatAATAAACATGACAGTGAATGGAGTTCCGGTCTGTGTTTGGGACCAGCTGAGCTGAGGTCAGTTTCTGCTCCAGATATTTTAATATCGCGTTATTAtcaaagtgtgagagagagcggCTCCCGGTGCCTGAGCTGACCCGGGTCAGTTTGTCAGACGGGGGTCAGGCCTCCTGCTGCGGAGGGTAAACTTACTATAAAGTTAAAATCTTTGATTCCGGCTCTGTCTCGGGGTTTTCTGGCGGGTCTTTGTAACAGCCGATAGTCGGCTGCTCATACAAACGGTGAACAGCTGTAGTCTCCCCGGTTCTCACACTGACCTCTCCGGTTGTCGCAGTCCCTCCTGCCCGGTTTGCTGCCGCTCCTCTCGGGGTCGCTCCTCCTCCGGAGCCGCTCTCCGCTGCCGGGGTGTCTGCGGGccagacagagaggacaggcCGGGTGTCCGCAGGGCGGGCTGCCGCCGGGCTGTCCCTCTGCGCTCCCCGAACACTTCTTCGTCTCGTTCTCTGACGGGCTGGACCCGGACCCAGCTACGGGCCCGGTACCGGACCGGCACCTGCCGGTGGCGGCTCTGGTGGGTCTGCCAGGTCGTTCGGCGGACCCTGCGGTCGCCATCTTCCCTGGTGAGTGTTCTCTCTCTGGGCTGCTCTCAAAACAAACCCCGCCCTGCTGCCACTGAGACAGGCAGTGACCGTGGGGCTCCGCCCACATTCTCGTACGTCACCGATGCTTCCTTCAAGGAACGTGGGAACTCACCATTTCCTGTGTTGTAAAGCAACCTACGAGCTTTAAAATTTCCTCCAAAgatgttattttatttcagcATATCTTATAATAAAACACTTTGCTGAACACAAATAGAGTTATTGAGCTAAACGTTTCATTTACACGTCTGTTCATTCAAATTTTATATCCACGTGCCTGTGaaagatctttttttatattattgtattacattattatatattattattattattatattctaTACATTGCACTGTTGTATAGTCGTATACAACagattattgtattttattgcactatattatattatattactatattatattataccaTGTTAGATTATATTACTATTACTGCTGTTTACACAACATGAAACTTTGATCACACAAGTCACTTTAAATCACCCTGGTCACTTTAACTTGCCATTCACAGCACATAACTCTTAATTATCCTGTATAGTTCACTCCACTATTtatattcatctgtgtgtgtgtatatataaatatatatatatatatatatatatatatatatatatatatatatatcatatccTACCTATTCTGTGAGTTTTGTATTATCTTCTGTCTTACTGCTGCAAAGCCCGAATTTCAATAAAGTAAAATCAATGAAGTATAATCTAAAAAGTCCGCCTGATTATGACGAGCTGCCCATGAACGcatcatttttttcatatatttagtTTTCGTGTCGGCAGGTGGCAGAAGAGTTCGCAGACCAATAATATGACCATcgaagaagaaatgaaaaacaacaatggcGGCGTACAGTGAGCTGAGCAGTTAGAGGAACTCTGAAGTTTGAAGGTGAataattatgtgtgtgtgtctatctgtgtgtctgtgtctgtgtctgtgtgtgtgtctgtgtctgtgtgtgtgtgtgtgtgtgtgtgtgtgtgtgtgtgtctgtgtctgtgtgtctgtgtgtctgtgtgtctgtgtgtctgtgtgtgtgtgtgtgtgtgtgtctgtctgtgtgtctgtgtgtctgtgtgtctgtgtctgtgtctgtgtctctgtgtgtctgtgtgtctgtgtctgtgtctgtgtgtgtgtgtctgtgtctgtgtctgtgtgtgtgtgtgtgtgtgtgtgtctgtgtgtgtgtgtgtgtctgtgtctgtgtctgtgtgtgtgtgtgtgtctgtgtctgtgtctgtgtctgtgtgtgtgtgtgtgtgtgtgtctgtgtctctctgtgtctgtgtctgtgtgtgtgtgtgtctgtgtgtctgtgtctgtgtgtgtgtgtgtgtctgtgtctgtgtctgtgtgtgtgtctgtgtgtgtgtctgtgtctgtgtgtctgtgtctgtgtgtctgtgtgtgtgtgtctgtgtgtgtgtgtgtgtctgtgtctgtgtctgtgtgtgtgtgtctgtgtgtgtctgtctgtgtctgtgtgtctgtgtctgtgtgtctgtgtgtgtgtgtctgtgtgtgtctgtgtgtgtctgtgtgtgtgtgtgtctgtgtgtgtctgtgtgtctgtgtgtgtctgtgtctgtgtgtgtctgtgtgtgtctgtgtgtgtctgtgtctgtgtctgtgtctgtgtcggtgtgtgtctgtgtgtgtgtgtctgtgtgtctgtgtgtctgtgtctgtgtgtctgtgtgtgtctgtctgtgtctgtgtctgtgtctgtgtgtctgtgtctgtgtgtgtctgtgtgtgtctgtgtctgtgtgtgtctgtgtgtgtctgtgtctgtgtgtgtctgtgtctgtgtgtgtctgtgtgtgtgtctgtgtctgtgtgtgtctgtgtgtgtctgtttgtgtctgtgtctgtgtctgtgtcggtgtgtgtctgtgtgtgtgtgtctgtgtcggtgtgtgtctgtgtgtgtgtgtctgtgtgtctgtgtctgtgtgtgtgtgtctgtgtgtgtctgtgtgtctgtgtgtgtctgtgtgtgtgtgtgtgtgtctgtgtgtgtgtgtctgtgtgtgtgtgtgtgtctgtgtgtgtgtgtgtgtgtgtgtgtgtctgtgtctgtgtctgtgtgtgtgtgtctgtgtgtgtgtgtctgtgtgtgtgtctgtgtctgtctgtgtgtctgtgtctgtgtgtctgtgtctgtgtgtgtgtgtgtctgtgtgtgtgtgtctgtgtgtgtgtctgtgtctgtgtgtgtgtctgtgtctgtgtctgtgtctgtgtctgtgtgtgtctgtgtgtgtgtctgtgtgtgtctgtgtcggtgtctgtctgtgtgtgtgtgtgtgtctgtgtctgtgtgtctgtgtgtgtgtgtctgtgtgtgtctgtgtgtgtctgtgtgtgtctgtgtgtgtgtgtgtctgtgtgtgtctgtgtgtctgtgtgtgtctgtgtctgtgtgtgtctgtgtgtgtctgtgtgtgtctgtgtctgtgtctgtgtctgtgtcggtgtgtgtctgtgtgtgtgtgtctgtgtgtctgtgtgtctgtgtctgtgtgtctgtgtgtgtctgtctgtgtctgtgtctgtgtctgtgtctgtgtgtctgtgtctgtgtgtgtctgtgtgtgtctgtgtctgtgtgtgtctgtgtgtgtctgtgtctgtgtgtgtctgtgtgtgtctgtgtgtgtgtctgtgtctgtgtgtgtctgtgtgtgtctgtgtgtgtctgtgtctgtgtcggtgtgtgtctgtgtgtgtgtgtctgtgtcggtgtgtgtctgtgtgtgtgtgtctgtgtgtctgtgtctgtgtgtgtctgtgtgtgtctgtgtctgtgtgtctgtgtgtgtctgtgtgtgtgtgtgtgtgtgtgtctgtgtgtgtgtgtctgtgtgtgtgtgtgtgtctgtgtgtgtgtgtgtgtgtgtgtgtgtgtctgtgtctgtgtctgtgtgtgtgtgtctgtgtgtgtgtgtctgtgtgtgtgtctgtgtctgtgtgtgtctgtctgtgtgtctgtgtctgtgtgtctgtgtctgtgtgtgtgtgtgtctgtgtgtgtgtgtctgtgtgtgtgtctgtgtctgtgtgtgtgtctgtgtctgtgtctgtgtgtgtctgtgtgtgtgtctgtgtgtgtctgtgtctgtgtcggtgtctgtctgtgtgtgtctgtgtctgtgtgtgtgtgtgtgtgtctgtgtgtgtgtctgtgtgtgtgtgtgtgtgtctgtgtgtgtgtgtgtctgtgtctgtgtctgtgtgtgtctgtgtctgtgtctgtctgtgtgtctgtgtctgtgtctgtgtgtgtctgtgtctgtgtctgtgtctgtctgtgtgtgtgtgtgtctgtgtgtgtctgtgtcggtgtctgtctgtgtgtgtgtgtgtgtgtctgtgtctgtgtctgtgtcggtgtctgtctgtctgtgtgtctgtgtctgtgtctgtgtctgtgtctgtgtctgtgtgtgtctgtctgtgtgtctgtgtctgtgtgtctgtgtctgtgtgtgtgtgtctgtgtgtgtgtctgtgtctgtgtctgtgtgtgtgtctgtgtgtgtctgtgtctgtgtcggtgtctgtctgtgtgtgtgtgtgtgtgtgtgtgtgtgtgtgtgtgtgtgtctgtgtgtgtgtctgtgtgtgtgtgtgtgtgtgtctgtgtctgtgtgtgtctgtgtgtgtgtgtgtctgtgtctgtgtctgtggtgtgtgtctgtgtctgtgtctgtgtgtgtctgtgtctgtgtctgtgtctgtctgtgtgtctgtgtctgtgtctgtgtgtgtctgtgtctgtgtctgtctgtgtgtgtgtgtgtgtgtgtgtgtgtgtgtgtgtgtgtgtgtgtgtctgtgtgtgtgtctgtgtgtgtgtgtgtgtgtgtgtgtgtgtgtgtctgtgtctgtgtctgtgtgtgtctgtgtgtgtgtgtgtctgtgtctgtgtctgtgtgtgtgtgtgtgtctgtgtgtctgtgtctgtgtctgtgtctgtgtctgtgtgtgtgtgtgtgtgtgtgtctgtgtgtgtgtgtgtgtgtgtgtgtgtctgtgtctgtgtctgtgtctgtgtctgtgtgtctgtgtctgtgtgtgtgtgtgtgtctgtgtgtgtgtgtgtgtgtgtgtgtgtgtgtgtgtctgtgtctgtgtctgtgtctgtgtctgtgtctgtctgtgtctgtgtctgtgtctgtgtgtgtgtgtgtgtgtctgtgtctgtgtctgtgtctgtgtgtgtgtgtctgtgtctgtgtgtgtctgtgtctgtgtctgtgtgtgtctgtgtgtgtgtctgtgtgtgtgtgtgtgtgtgtctgtgtctgtgtgtctgtgtgtgtgtgtgtgtgtctgtgtgtctgtgtctgtgtctgtgtctgtgtgtctgtgcctgtgtgtgtgtgtgtgtgtgtctgtgtctgtgtctgtgtgtgtgtgtgtgtgtgtgtgtgtctgtgtctgtgtgtgtgtgtgtgtgtgtgtgtgtctgtgtctgtgtgtctgtgtgtgtctgtgtgtctgtgtctgtgtctgtgtctgtgtgtctgtgtctgtgtctgtgtctgtgtgtgtgtgtgtgtgtctcctgagAGTTAATGTGATGTAAAGTCTCACATGGTGTGAGGTGTTTAGACCTTCTGTCTCCTGGTCTACTGGTCTACTGGTCTCCTGGTCTCCTGGTCTACTGGTCTACTGGTCTCCTGGTCTACTGGTCTACTGGTCTCCTGGTCTCCTGGTCTACTGGTCTCCTGGTCTCCTGGTCTACTGGT
Coding sequences within it:
- the rnf169 gene encoding LOW QUALITY PROTEIN: E3 ubiquitin-protein ligase RNF169 (The sequence of the model RefSeq protein was modified relative to this genomic sequence to represent the inferred CDS: deleted 2 bases in 2 codons), translated to MATAGSAERPGRPTRAATGRCRSGTGPVAGSGSSPSENETKKCSGSAEGQPGGSPPCGHPACPLCLARRHPGSGERLRRRSDPERSGSKPGRRDCDNRREFFVSPKSLDVSSAPSGKHKLPMCEEREEAKRRNTCKDEAARRHDQPGVLSDSENEEPISRRIRNISAFIRKTKNSAAFSSGCQRSQSCTDSVEDRGVKVKVFPQPAVMDRVGISHSFTAGILLSSENSRSVSAPITAPDRRLPWRAVITSSSTPLVAPPPRPERSISPESNDSISEELNHFKPIVCSPCTPPKRLPDGRVMEPAIVKSTPRNLIRGLQKATSYEASPAVLQKWRQIELDRQSLKVTSKATLTTPVNEIHNKTGGGDDDRGGGAAKTRRSPSGRDGDAGDDVNKRRLLFEPPAADSDVLQRQSVKIRVPAIRYNSEAAFRGGTDFETTGGAPESGCAGAFFSRRQSFSPYSKNSGFTSCKLTPKDSQSPRRESDGSLHNQSTSRRGKKREQKTKHLDSDRDSDTKRNRSAGQIQQDRALALKLQRQFDLENQTGGRRRSPDTYFLRSWMSNQNRRRRGLRRSRRINKKH